In one Lolium rigidum isolate FL_2022 chromosome 3, APGP_CSIRO_Lrig_0.1, whole genome shotgun sequence genomic region, the following are encoded:
- the LOC124699828 gene encoding T-complex protein 1 subunit delta-like has protein sequence MAAVAATPFRKTETYTDTKRRDDVRGVNIAASCAVADAVRTSLGPRGMDKMISSGDNEVTITNDGATIVSLMALLQPAARMLADVSRSQDAAAGDGTTSVVVLAGSLLRRAQCLIAAGAHPTAVADSLHRLAARAVEVLEGMAIPFELSDRDSLVKSASTALNSKVVSQYSSLLAPLAVDAALSVVDPAHPELLDLRGIRIVKKLGGTVDDTELVRGLIFDKKASHAAGGPSRIENAKIAVIQFQVSPPKTDIEQSVIVSDYAQMDRILREERNYILGMVKKIKASGCNVLLIQKSILRDAVTDLSLHYLAKAKILVVKDVERDEVEFVTKTLNCLPIANIEHFREDKLGHADLVEEVSVGDGKIVKITGIKDMGRTATVLVRGSNQLVIDEADRSLHDALCVIRCLVNKRFLIAGGGAPEIEMSMQLAAWAKELHGMESYCVKEFADALEVIPYTLAENAGLSPITVVTELRNRHAKGEKNTGINVRKGQITNILEENVVQPLMVSTSAITLACECVRMILKIDDIVTVR, from the coding sequence atggccgccgtcgccgccacgccgTTCCGCAAGACGGAGACCTACACCGACACTAAGCGCCGCGACGACGTCCGCGGCGTCAACatcgccgcctcgtgcgccgttgCCGACGCGGTGCGCACCTCCCTCGGACCGCGCGGCATGGACAAGATGATCTCCTCCGGGGATAACGAGGTCACCATCACCAACGACGGCGCCACCATCGTCTCCCTCATGGCCCTTCTCCAGCCAGCCGCCCGCATGCTCGCCGACGTGTCCCGCTCCCAGGACGCCGCCGCTGGCGACGGCACCACcagcgtcgtcgtcctcgccggatcCTTGCTTCGCCGCGCGCAGTGCCTCATTGCAGCCGGCGCGCACCCCACGGCCGTCGCCGACTCCCTCCAccgcctcgccgcccgcgccgtcgAGGTCCTCGAGGGCATGGCCATCCCCTTCGAGCTCTCCGACAGGGACTCCCTCGTCAAATCTGCATCCACAGCGCTCAACTCCAAGGTCGTCTCCCAGTACTCCAGCCTCCTCGCCCCCCTCGCTGTTGACGCTGCGCTCTCTGTGGTTGATCCCGCCCACCCAGAACTCCTCGATCTCCGCGGCATCCGCATTGTCAAGAAGCTTGGCGGCACCGTCGATGATACTGAGCTTGTCCGCGGCCTCATCTTTGACAAGAAGGCTAGCCATGCCGCAGGGGGGCCATCTCGGATCGAGAATGCCAAGATCGCCGTCATACAGTTTCAGGTGTCTCCGCCCAAGACCGACATCGAGCAGAGCGTCATCGTCTCAGACTATGCCCAGATGGACCGCATCCTCCGCGAAGAGCGCAACTACATCTTGGGGATGGTCAAGAAGATTAAGGCGTCTGGATGCAACGTGCTCCTCATTCAGAAGAGCATTCTGCGCGATGCCGTCACCGATCTGTCGCTGCACTATCTTGCAAAGGCCAAGATTCTGGTGGTGAAGGACGTGGAGAGGGACGAGGTTGAGTTCGTCACCAAGACTCTCAACTGCCTGCCCATCGCCAACATCGAGCATTTCCGTGAGGATAAACTTGGGCACGCCgatcttgttgaggaggtgtctgTCGGCGACGGCAAGATTGTGAAGATCACCGGTATCAAGGACATGGGGAGGACTGCCACCGTGCTGGTCCGTGGGTCCAACCAGCTGGTTATCGATGAAGCTGACCGCAGCCTCCATGATGCGCTATGTGTCATTAGATGCTTGGTGAACAAGAGATTCCTCATCGCTGGTGGCGGTGCGCCTGAAATTGAGATGTCCATGCAGCTGGCTGCTTGGGCCAAGGAGCTCCATGGGATGGAGAGTTACTGCGTCAAGGAGTTCGCTGATGCGCTCGAGGTAATCCCTTACACGCTGGCAGAGAATGCAGGGCTCAGTCCTATCACTGTTGTTACCGAGTTAAGGAACCGTCATGCCAAGGGTGAGAAGAACACCGGCATCAATGTGAGGAAAGGCCAGATCACAAACATCCTGGAGGAGAATGTCGTGCAGCCGTTGATGGTCAGCACCAGCGCCATCACGCTGGCCTGTGAGTGTgttagaatgatcttgaagattgATGATATTGTGACTGTAAGGTAA